One Nostoc sp. UHCC 0302 DNA window includes the following coding sequences:
- a CDS encoding glycoside hydrolase, which yields MSHPLYVAFIWHQHQPLYKSPGSGVSLSSSQQYRLPWVRLHGTKDYLDLILILERYPKLHQTVNLVPSLILQLEDYIAGTALDPYLTASLTPVEQLNQQQREFIIQHFFDANHHTLIDPHPRYAQLYQQRQEKGQAWCLANWELSDYGDLLAWHNLAWIDPLFWDDPEIAAWLKQGRNFTLSDRQRIYSKQREILSRIIPQHRKMQEAGQLEVTTTPYTHPILPLLADTNSGRVAVPNMILPEQRFQWAEDIPRHLQKAWNLYKDRFGQIPRGLWPSEQSVSPEILPHIINQGFKWICSDEAVLGWTLKHFFHRDGAGNVQQPELLYQPYRLQTPAGDLSIVFRDHRLSDLIGFTYSAMPAKQAAADLVGHLQAIARMQRNNPSEQPWLVTIALDGENCWEFYPQDGKPFLEALYQSLSDEPHLKLVTVSEFLEKFPATATIRQEQLHSGSWVDGSFTTWIGDPAKNRAWDYLTQARNLLANHSEATEDNNPEAWEALYAAEGSDWFWWFGEGHSSNQDAIFDQLFREHLFGIYKALNEPVPSYLKHPVEVHQARTDHSPGGFIHPVIDGRGDEQDWDKAGRIEIGGARGTMHNSSVIQRLWYGVDHLNFYLRVDFKSGVTPGRDLPAELNLLWFYPEKTMHNSPVPLADVPDTAPLNYLFHHLLEINLLTQSIYFREAGENHQWHPRTSRAQVALNNCLELAVPWADLQVPPDYPLRLILVQADEGRFANYLPENALIPIEVP from the coding sequence ATGTCCCATCCACTCTACGTCGCCTTTATCTGGCATCAACATCAGCCGCTGTACAAATCTCCTGGCAGCGGCGTTTCGCTATCTTCTAGTCAGCAGTACCGTCTACCTTGGGTACGTTTGCATGGCACGAAAGATTATTTGGATTTGATATTAATTTTAGAACGGTATCCTAAGTTACACCAAACGGTGAATCTGGTACCATCCTTGATATTACAACTCGAAGATTACATTGCTGGTACTGCTTTAGACCCTTATCTCACAGCCAGCTTGACGCCCGTTGAACAACTTAATCAGCAACAACGGGAATTTATTATCCAACATTTTTTTGATGCCAATCACCACACTCTGATTGACCCCCACCCCCGATATGCCCAGTTGTATCAGCAAAGGCAGGAAAAAGGGCAGGCTTGGTGTTTAGCAAATTGGGAATTGTCAGACTATGGTGATTTATTGGCTTGGCACAATCTGGCTTGGATCGATCCGTTATTTTGGGATGATCCAGAAATTGCCGCTTGGTTAAAACAAGGTCGAAATTTTACTTTAAGCGATCGCCAGCGTATATACTCCAAACAGCGAGAAATTCTTAGCCGCATCATTCCGCAACACCGGAAAATGCAAGAGGCGGGACAACTAGAAGTAACTACCACGCCCTACACTCACCCAATTTTACCTTTGCTGGCTGATACAAACTCTGGTCGGGTAGCAGTGCCAAATATGATACTGCCTGAGCAACGGTTTCAGTGGGCAGAAGATATTCCTCGCCACCTGCAAAAAGCTTGGAACTTATATAAAGACCGTTTTGGGCAGATTCCTCGTGGGCTGTGGCCTTCTGAACAGTCAGTAAGTCCAGAGATACTTCCACACATTATTAATCAAGGATTTAAGTGGATTTGCTCAGATGAAGCCGTCTTAGGATGGACACTGAAACACTTTTTTCATCGGGATGGCGCAGGGAATGTGCAGCAGCCAGAATTGCTATACCAACCTTACCGCCTACAAACCCCAGCAGGTGACTTGTCAATTGTATTTCGCGATCATAGACTATCTGATTTAATTGGCTTTACCTACAGTGCAATGCCAGCCAAGCAAGCAGCCGCAGACTTAGTTGGACACCTGCAAGCGATCGCGCGAATGCAAAGAAACAACCCCAGCGAACAACCTTGGTTAGTTACCATCGCTTTGGATGGAGAAAATTGTTGGGAATTTTATCCTCAAGACGGCAAACCCTTCTTAGAAGCTTTGTATCAAAGCTTGAGCGATGAACCCCACCTCAAACTCGTCACTGTCTCCGAATTTCTCGAAAAATTTCCCGCCACAGCCACTATCCGCCAAGAGCAACTACATAGCGGTTCTTGGGTAGATGGTAGTTTTACCACATGGATAGGCGACCCCGCCAAAAATCGGGCTTGGGATTACCTGACACAAGCCAGGAATCTGTTGGCAAATCATTCCGAAGCTACCGAAGATAACAACCCTGAAGCTTGGGAAGCTTTATATGCCGCCGAGGGTTCCGACTGGTTTTGGTGGTTTGGCGAAGGACATTCCTCAAATCAGGATGCCATCTTTGACCAATTGTTCCGGGAACACTTGTTTGGTATCTACAAGGCTTTAAATGAACCTGTCCCGTCGTATCTCAAGCATCCAGTGGAGGTTCATCAAGCACGGACAGACCATAGCCCAGGAGGATTTATTCATCCCGTCATCGATGGTAGGGGTGATGAACAGGATTGGGACAAAGCTGGACGTATCGAAATCGGTGGGGCGCGGGGAACAATGCACAACAGCAGTGTCATCCAGCGACTTTGGTATGGCGTGGATCACTTGAATTTCTATTTAAGGGTGGATTTTAAAAGTGGTGTAACACCAGGGCGGGATTTGCCAGCAGAGTTGAATTTGCTCTGGTTCTATCCCGAAAAAACTATGCACAATAGCCCAGTCCCGCTAGCAGATGTGCCAGATACAGCCCCACTTAATTACCTTTTTCATCATCTTCTAGAAATTAATTTGCTGACGCAATCGATTTATTTTCGGGAAGCTGGAGAAAATCATCAATGGCATCCCCGTACCAGCCGCGCTCAAGTAGCTTTAAATAATTGTTTAGAGTTGGCAGTACCCTGGGCAGATTTACAAGTTCCACCAGATTATCCGCTGCGCCTGATTTTGGTACAGGCAGATGAAGGGCGTTTTGCCAACTATTTACCAGAAAATGCTCTGATCCCGATTGAAGTGCCTTAA
- a CDS encoding NifU family protein produces MELTIDNVETVLDEMRPYLMSDGGNVEVVELDGPIVKLRLQGACGSCPSSTMTLRMGIERRLREMIPEIAEVEQVV; encoded by the coding sequence ATGGAACTAACAATTGATAACGTTGAAACAGTCTTAGATGAAATGCGCCCTTATCTCATGTCTGATGGCGGCAATGTAGAGGTCGTAGAACTCGATGGGCCTATTGTCAAACTGCGGTTGCAAGGTGCTTGTGGTTCTTGCCCCAGCTCGACAATGACTCTAAGAATGGGTATTGAGCGCCGCTTACGGGAAATGATTCCTGAAATTGCAGAAGTAGAGCAAGTCGTGTAA
- a CDS encoding DUF3386 domain-containing protein: MTEQTTASVLFQTAYESRYTWDENFPGYSADVQLVQTAEVYTGTIRINSDLSVEVTGVADEQVEEGIYTQLRDIVTHRKRSSFEQSHGKHEFTLGETDSTGAVEVLVKGDSMGSSYKIRGKEICQVSRMMGRMAFVIDTHKSFDTGSGYIASRYDAVFRNSKTNEISSILKFEDTYEKFGDYYLMTKQVVQEHLDGNPSITEFSYSNIKLLKPAVV; the protein is encoded by the coding sequence ATGACAGAGCAAACAACAGCAAGCGTTTTATTCCAAACCGCTTACGAAAGTCGTTACACTTGGGACGAAAACTTTCCTGGTTATAGTGCAGATGTGCAACTGGTACAGACTGCGGAAGTCTACACAGGTACAATTCGCATTAACAGCGATTTGAGTGTAGAAGTTACTGGTGTTGCAGATGAACAGGTGGAAGAAGGAATCTATACCCAATTACGAGATATAGTCACCCATCGCAAACGCTCTAGTTTTGAGCAGTCACATGGCAAGCATGAGTTTACTCTGGGCGAGACAGATAGCACTGGTGCGGTGGAAGTTTTGGTCAAAGGTGACTCGATGGGTTCTAGTTATAAAATTCGAGGCAAGGAAATTTGCCAAGTTAGCCGCATGATGGGTCGCATGGCTTTTGTCATTGATACCCATAAAAGCTTCGATACAGGTTCTGGCTATATTGCGAGTCGCTACGATGCGGTTTTCCGTAACTCAAAAACTAATGAAATCAGCAGCATCCTGAAATTTGAAGATACTTATGAGAAATTTGGTGATTATTATCTAATGACCAAACAGGTCGTGCAAGAGCATCTAGATGGAAATCCTTCGATAACTGAATTCAGCTACTCTAATATTAAGTTGCTCAAACCAGCAGTGGTTTAG
- a CDS encoding ATP-binding protein, with amino-acid sequence MTITANSQLPNLFSQNQESITSKTDGLLPTLGAELAYTQDGTGRYLTFYWQQSDRLGLNTEKIVDELNEVETFAPVDKVSYLKRLQRVLSNLVPEKFQCWFSCHQELFELELVISPIMPKLGSAATTVLVMGRLLQVKVNKKRANVALKTPTQKELALRSQQHQKLVNRITRNIRRTLDLDIIWQQTVDSLGKALRLERCIICPYQPSCLKVQVIAEYRQPQLRSMLGVDIDITSEPAFAKALATQEPIVMEVPGDTEFQQHKVLVVATCYQDQANGLVALNLQDKCYPLTEAELELAKEAADQLGTAIAHATLYKELEAARQKAEEASRLKSEFLANVSHEIRTPLNGMIGFLKLILEGMADDPEEQNQFLVEAHQLSIHLLNIINDILDIAKIEAGKMELSCAPVKLDELFNDVENFMRPQAEMRNLSFQMQMPATSDEIIVQSNYQRLLQVMLNLVGNAIKFTHEGGVTVSADLVLKKAKTKPQDQQFPGMVRVRVADTGIGVSLDKQDKLFQLFSQVDGSRTRQYGGTGLGLAISQKLVEAMGGEVHFYSLGEGLGSTVTFTVPLYQQPVIVSSTDSDSTNSLGC; translated from the coding sequence ATGACTATTACTGCCAACTCCCAATTGCCAAATCTATTTTCCCAAAATCAGGAATCTATTACTAGCAAGACTGATGGCTTATTACCAACTCTAGGTGCAGAGTTGGCATATACGCAAGATGGGACAGGGCGCTACCTGACCTTTTATTGGCAGCAAAGCGATCGCCTGGGGTTAAATACTGAGAAGATAGTTGATGAGCTAAACGAAGTTGAAACCTTTGCCCCAGTGGATAAGGTTAGTTATTTGAAACGGTTGCAGCGAGTTTTGTCAAATTTGGTGCCAGAAAAGTTTCAATGTTGGTTTAGCTGCCATCAAGAGTTATTTGAGTTGGAGTTGGTGATTAGTCCAATTATGCCGAAATTGGGAAGTGCTGCCACTACAGTTTTGGTAATGGGACGCTTACTGCAAGTTAAAGTCAACAAAAAACGGGCAAATGTAGCATTAAAAACTCCCACACAAAAAGAGTTGGCTTTACGTTCACAGCAACACCAAAAACTAGTCAATAGAATCACCAGAAATATTCGGCGGACATTGGATCTAGATATTATTTGGCAGCAAACAGTTGACAGTTTAGGAAAAGCATTGCGGCTGGAACGTTGCATCATCTGTCCTTACCAGCCTTCTTGCTTAAAAGTGCAGGTGATTGCAGAGTATCGCCAGCCACAACTGAGATCAATGCTGGGTGTAGATATAGATATAACTTCTGAGCCTGCCTTTGCTAAAGCATTGGCAACTCAGGAACCAATTGTCATGGAGGTTCCTGGAGATACTGAGTTTCAGCAGCATAAAGTTTTAGTAGTTGCGACTTGTTATCAAGATCAAGCTAATGGATTAGTAGCTTTGAATCTACAAGATAAATGCTATCCGTTGACAGAAGCGGAACTGGAATTAGCAAAAGAAGCAGCAGATCAGTTGGGAACAGCGATCGCTCATGCTACCTTATACAAAGAATTAGAAGCAGCCCGTCAAAAAGCCGAAGAAGCCTCCCGCCTCAAAAGCGAATTTCTCGCCAATGTATCTCATGAAATTCGCACCCCTCTCAACGGCATGATTGGTTTTTTGAAGCTGATTTTAGAGGGCATGGCAGATGACCCAGAAGAACAAAACCAATTTCTGGTAGAAGCTCACCAATTATCAATACACCTGCTAAATATCATTAATGACATCTTAGATATTGCCAAAATCGAAGCAGGTAAAATGGAGCTAAGTTGCGCTCCTGTCAAGTTGGATGAGTTATTCAATGATGTCGAAAATTTTATGCGCCCCCAAGCGGAGATGAGAAACCTCAGTTTCCAAATGCAAATGCCTGCTACCTCCGATGAGATTATTGTCCAAAGCAACTACCAACGTTTGCTGCAAGTCATGCTTAATTTAGTCGGCAACGCCATCAAATTCACTCATGAAGGTGGTGTAACTGTCAGCGCCGATTTAGTACTCAAAAAGGCAAAGACAAAACCTCAAGACCAGCAATTCCCTGGCATGGTGAGAGTGCGCGTAGCAGACACTGGTATCGGTGTTTCTTTAGACAAACAAGATAAACTGTTTCAATTATTTTCTCAAGTTGATGGCTCCCGCACCCGTCAGTATGGCGGCACAGGTTTAGGGCTAGCAATATCCCAGAAGCTAGTAGAAGCAATGGGCGGTGAAGTACATTTTTACAGTTTGGGCGAAGGGCTTGGCTCAACGGTGACATTCACAGTGCCACTATATCAACAACCAGTTATAGTTTCATCGACTGACAGCGACTCAACCAATAGCCTTGGATGCTGA